Below is a window of Sinorhizobium meliloti DNA.
CGAGCGTGCGCGCGAGGCAACCGGTGCCCGTGCCCAGCGTGTATATTGTCGTTGGGGAGGCGTTGCGCGCCCAGGTCCTTAAGGCGAAGGAAAGTAGTGCAGCACCCAGACGGCACTCCTCTTCAAGCCTATAGGGAATACTGGCAAAGTAATGGCTGTCAAAATTACCCCAAAGACGCCGATGCGTATCCGCGAAAATTGCGCTCTCGAGATCAAAGTCGAGCAGGCTCATGTCGATTTTCGGTTCGGCAAGGTCCGGTGCTCCACCCTTTCCGCTGGCGGTTCTTTCGAAGAACTCTGCGAACGCGGTAAGTCTGGGAGCATTCCGCCAGTGTTCAATAGTTATTCGATCCACCATCGCTACCTCCCGATATAGCCGTCGGGTGGCGTGCTTCATCTCAGCCATCGTCGAGATGTTTTATTTGCCGCCCGCATCTGCCATGCGTGAGCTTCCGATCTCATCTGTGGACCGAGCGGAGCGGGTAGCCAATCTACCTAATTCGGGAGGTTGACCTTCCGGGAATGTCGAAAGAGAGGGACGGGCCGCGAATGCGATCGCGCGCGGTCAGATTTTGATCAGCTCGAGGAAGCTTGCCTTGGCAACGGCGTGATAACTTGTAAAAGCACCGAGTTTTTGTCTTGCCGATCGCAGGTACAACTTCACCGCGTTTTCTGAGATGCCTAGATCCGCTGCTATTTGTTTGGAAATCCGACCTGTTGCAAGAAGCTGAAGGCACTGGCTTTCGCGCCTGGAGAGGTTCCGGTAGCGGCCAATCTCTCGAAGACCGCTTGCAGACATCATCGTCTCATGAAGATAGTGGGAAAGGATCTGCAGCTCGTGAATGCTCGAAGCGCGTAGCCGCGACCAGTCGCGCTTGGGCAGGTTCGAGGTCACGGAAAAGAGAGACCGTTCGCCTTTCGAGCCTCGGATGGGGATCGTCAAGCCGTAGGGGCCAATATCGTAGGAACGCGCTTCCTTAAACAATCGGTAAACCTGTGCTGACCGCCGATCGAGAGAGGACCAGTCCACCGGGAGGAACCCCCAACGGACGACGTCAATCACCGGGTCTATGTCTAAATAGCCCTTGTCGATGTATGTCTCAGTCCACGTATCTGGATATGTCGTGCAGTAGTCGGGGTACAAACCCGACCTGCCTCCGTTGCGAACCACAAGCAATGTCATGTGCGACAGGCCGTGTCGCACGCAAAGTTCGCACAATGCGGGGTGAAGGTCCTCGCGATGCTTCGCTGCGTGGAGCGTCCTCAGGGACAGTGAGAGTCTGCGGTTGTCGACCATCGGTGGAAATTTCAGTTTGCTGCCAACGCTCTGTGTTTCGGCCCTGACTGTTCAGATCGGAGAACCGGATCTTAGTGGCAGCGCTCGGGCAGCGAAATTGTAGGAAGATG
It encodes the following:
- a CDS encoding LuxR family transcriptional regulator, which gives rise to MVDNRRLSLSLRTLHAAKHREDLHPALCELCVRHGLSHMTLLVVRNGGRSGLYPDYCTTYPDTWTETYIDKGYLDIDPVIDVVRWGFLPVDWSSLDRRSAQVYRLFKEARSYDIGPYGLTIPIRGSKGERSLFSVTSNLPKRDWSRLRASSIHELQILSHYLHETMMSASGLREIGRYRNLSRRESQCLQLLATGRISKQIAADLGISENAVKLYLRSARQKLGAFTSYHAVAKASFLELIKI